Proteins encoded within one genomic window of Spiribacter curvatus:
- a CDS encoding YqaA family protein produces MALFTSLYDRVLGWARHRRAPWLLAGLSFAESSFFPIPPDVMLAPMCVARPQRALRLAALTTIASVVGGILGYLIGLVGLEVVLPLIQEAGYEPAYEQARRWFTDWGFWVVLVAGFSPIPYKVFTIAAGAMAVAWLPFVLASLLGRGARFFLVAVVISWGGARVEPWLRRYMERIGWCSVIVLLGIVAYLSL; encoded by the coding sequence ATGGCGCTTTTCACCTCGCTATACGACCGTGTGCTTGGATGGGCGCGTCACCGACGAGCGCCATGGCTGCTGGCTGGACTGAGCTTCGCGGAGTCGTCATTCTTCCCCATACCCCCCGATGTCATGCTGGCACCGATGTGCGTGGCTCGACCGCAGCGTGCGCTGCGGCTCGCTGCGCTGACAACGATCGCCTCCGTTGTCGGCGGGATTCTCGGCTATCTGATCGGACTCGTCGGCCTCGAGGTTGTGCTGCCGCTTATTCAGGAGGCGGGCTATGAGCCGGCCTATGAGCAGGCACGCCGCTGGTTCACCGACTGGGGGTTCTGGGTGGTACTGGTGGCCGGCTTCTCGCCCATTCCCTACAAGGTCTTCACGATCGCCGCTGGGGCGATGGCGGTGGCCTGGCTGCCGTTCGTGCTGGCGTCACTGCTGGGTCGTGGTGCGCGGTTTTTCCTCGTCGCGGTTGTGATCAGCTGGGGCGGGGCGCGGGTTGAACCCTGGTTGCGACGTTATATGGAGCGGATCGGTTGGTGCAGCGTCATCGTGCTGCTCGGGATCGTCGCCTACCTGTCGCTGTAA
- a CDS encoding protein-L-isoaspartate(D-aspartate) O-methyltransferase gives MDTQRMQGIGMTSRRTRERLAARLESAGVQDSRVLNVIRQLPRHLFVDEALASRAYEDTALPIGHGQTLSQPFVVARMTEVLIRDGIPRHVLEVGTGSGYQAAVLAALVDRVNTIERIGALHERSRRLFRQLGIHNVRQRLGDGYAGWSAAAPFDAIVLTAAPEAVPAALFDQLADEGRLIAPVGGGGAQELRVWHRQDGALVEETIESVSFVPMRGGIE, from the coding sequence ATGGATACCCAGCGGATGCAGGGGATCGGCATGACCTCCCGCCGCACCCGCGAGCGACTCGCAGCGCGGCTCGAGAGCGCCGGTGTTCAGGATTCCCGGGTGCTCAACGTCATTCGTCAGCTCCCGCGTCACCTATTCGTGGACGAGGCGCTCGCATCGCGCGCCTACGAAGACACAGCGCTGCCGATCGGGCACGGACAGACCCTCTCCCAGCCGTTCGTGGTGGCCCGGATGACCGAGGTGCTGATCCGCGACGGTATACCGCGACATGTCCTCGAGGTCGGCACCGGATCGGGCTATCAGGCGGCGGTGCTTGCCGCGCTGGTGGATCGGGTCAATACCATCGAGCGCATCGGCGCCCTGCACGAGCGCAGTCGGCGGCTGTTCCGCCAATTGGGCATCCACAATGTCCGGCAGCGACTGGGCGATGGTTACGCGGGCTGGAGCGCCGCGGCGCCGTTCGATGCGATCGTTCTTACCGCCGCCCCTGAGGCGGTTCCCGCGGCGCTGTTCGACCAGCTCGCCGATGAGGGTCGGCTGATCGCGCCGGTGGGCGGGGGTGGCGCACAGGAGCTGCGCGTCTGGCACCGACAGGACGGGGCGCTGGTCGAGGAGACAATCGAGTCGGTGAGTTTCGTGCCGATGCGTGGTGGGATCGAGTAA
- the surE gene encoding 5'/3'-nucleotidase SurE, giving the protein MRILVSNDDGYESTGIGTLAAGLAEQGTVTVVAPVRDRSGASNSLTLDQPIRVEEIRTGVFRVDGTPTDCVHLATTGLLEALPDMVVSGINAGGNLGDDVLYSGTVAAAVEGRTLGLPAIAISLVGDMPEHYETAAIIARRLIDQLHHDPLPADTILNVNVPDVPWAAISGIEATRLGSRHRAEAAIRDRDPKGRTIYWIGPPGARQDAGPGTDFDAIERNAISITPMQVDLTRYQALDSVAGWIEGLR; this is encoded by the coding sequence ATGAGAATCCTGGTGAGTAACGACGACGGCTATGAGTCCACCGGTATCGGGACGCTCGCCGCGGGGCTGGCGGAGCAGGGCACGGTGACCGTGGTGGCACCGGTGCGTGACCGCAGCGGGGCCAGCAATTCCCTGACACTGGATCAGCCGATCCGGGTCGAGGAGATCCGCACCGGTGTATTCCGCGTTGACGGTACACCCACTGACTGCGTGCATCTAGCGACCACGGGTCTGCTCGAGGCATTGCCGGACATGGTGGTGTCCGGCATCAATGCCGGGGGCAATCTTGGTGACGATGTCCTCTACAGCGGTACTGTCGCGGCCGCTGTCGAGGGACGCACGCTCGGCCTGCCCGCCATTGCCATCTCGCTGGTGGGTGATATGCCCGAGCATTATGAAACCGCGGCGATCATCGCCCGGCGGTTGATCGACCAGCTCCATCATGACCCGCTACCGGCGGATACGATCCTCAACGTCAATGTGCCAGATGTGCCCTGGGCGGCGATCAGCGGTATCGAGGCGACGCGTCTTGGCAGCCGCCACCGGGCCGAGGCGGCCATCCGCGACCGCGATCCAAAAGGTCGTACGATCTATTGGATCGGTCCACCCGGGGCAAGACAGGACGCCGGACCCGGCACCGATTTCGATGCCATCGAGCGCAACGCCATTTCCATCACGCCGATGCAGGTCGACCTGACCCGGTATCAGGCACTGGACTCGGTGGCTGGATGGATCGAGGGGCTGCGTTAA
- a CDS encoding Smr/MutS family protein, with protein MEDHDSDTALFRAAMEDVNPLDRDDAPDLRRRRPPPVPGQRRADDRAVLRELAEGERDGSELGAELGEALAWSRAGLHRKTLRRLRRGEFSVMAELDLHGHTADSARRLMHDFLNECHRRHMGCVRVIHGKGRRSSNAGPVLKGQVDRWLRQRDDILAFCSARPVDGGTGALYVLLRR; from the coding sequence ATGGAAGATCATGATTCAGATACCGCGCTTTTCCGGGCGGCCATGGAGGATGTCAATCCGCTCGACCGCGACGACGCGCCGGATCTGCGCCGTCGCCGCCCACCGCCCGTCCCGGGACAGCGGCGTGCCGATGACCGCGCGGTCCTGCGTGAACTCGCCGAGGGTGAGCGCGACGGCTCGGAGCTGGGTGCCGAGCTTGGCGAGGCACTGGCCTGGTCGCGGGCGGGCCTGCATCGCAAGACGCTGCGACGGCTGCGGCGCGGTGAGTTCAGCGTGATGGCCGAGCTTGATCTACATGGCCACACCGCTGATTCCGCGCGCCGGCTGATGCACGACTTCCTCAATGAATGCCATCGCCGCCACATGGGGTGCGTCCGTGTCATCCATGGCAAGGGACGCCGCTCATCGAACGCGGGACCGGTGCTCAAGGGCCAGGTCGATCGCTGGCTCCGACAGCGCGACGACATCCTTGCGTTCTGCTCCGCCCGGCCGGTGGACGGCGGCACCGGTGCGCTCTACGTCCTGCTGAGGCGTTGA
- the truD gene encoding tRNA pseudouridine(13) synthase TruD encodes MNATDRLPRAWGPALGAATVAAAPEDFQVDERLGFAAEGAGPHLLVHIRKCGLTTLRAIQMLADQWQVDRRGMGYAGRKDRVAVTTQWLSVPWPVNAPTPAGGRVFDDGAAWLEVLSVERHRRKLPVGALSGNQFTLTLRDVELPPEAMASRVVTLARHGVPNYFGGQRFGHDEQNLTRARDWFAGTIRPRSRNDRSMLISAARSAMFNAVLAQRVEDGDWRWPQTGDALTLDGRGSLFTAEVEEAAFNRRRAAGLRIHPTGPLPGALNRRQALSDRLTAREAGLLGDWASWIESLEARRVVADRRALRLSVHGLAARQLDGSTWRLRFWLTRGAYATVVLRELVAARER; translated from the coding sequence ATGAACGCCACCGACCGATTGCCCCGTGCTTGGGGGCCGGCCCTGGGGGCGGCGACCGTGGCTGCGGCCCCCGAGGATTTCCAGGTCGATGAGCGCCTCGGCTTTGCCGCCGAGGGGGCCGGCCCCCATCTACTGGTGCACATTCGTAAATGCGGTCTGACGACGCTGCGCGCGATCCAGATGCTTGCCGACCAATGGCAGGTGGATCGTCGTGGCATGGGCTATGCCGGCCGAAAGGATCGGGTTGCGGTGACCACTCAGTGGCTGTCCGTACCCTGGCCGGTGAATGCGCCCACCCCGGCGGGCGGTAGGGTGTTCGATGACGGGGCAGCATGGCTCGAGGTTCTCAGTGTCGAGCGTCATCGACGTAAGCTGCCGGTCGGCGCGCTGAGCGGCAATCAGTTCACACTCACCCTGCGCGACGTCGAGCTCCCACCCGAGGCGATGGCGAGCCGGGTAGTGACCTTGGCCCGCCACGGCGTCCCCAACTACTTCGGTGGCCAGCGGTTCGGGCATGACGAGCAGAATCTCACTCGAGCCCGCGACTGGTTTGCCGGGACGATCCGACCGCGGTCGCGCAATGATCGCAGCATGCTGATTTCAGCCGCGCGTTCAGCGATGTTCAATGCCGTTCTGGCGCAGCGGGTCGAGGACGGTGACTGGCGCTGGCCACAGACCGGCGATGCGCTGACCCTTGATGGACGCGGCAGCCTCTTTACGGCCGAGGTGGAGGAAGCTGCCTTCAACCGCCGCCGTGCGGCCGGTCTGCGCATCCATCCCACCGGTCCGCTGCCAGGTGCGCTCAACCGCCGCCAGGCGCTCTCGGATCGACTCACGGCGCGCGAGGCGGGTCTGCTGGGGGACTGGGCTTCCTGGATCGAATCGCTGGAGGCACGCCGGGTGGTGGCGGACCGGCGTGCGCTACGCCTCAGTGTCCACGGCCTTGCGGCCCGGCAGCTCGATGGATCGACCTGGCGACTTCGGTTCTGGTTGACGCGCGGCGCCTATGCAACGGTTGTGCTCCGCGAGCTGGTGGCCGCACGTGAACGCTGA
- the ispF gene encoding 2-C-methyl-D-erythritol 2,4-cyclodiphosphate synthase: MIRIGQGVDAHRLVTGRPLVLGGVEIAFDYGLDAHSDGDALLHAICDALLGAAGMGDIGHHFPDTDPAFTDIDSRLLLRRVQSTLADRGWDVSHIDATIIAQRPKLAGYLPAMIDHIAADLRVDATAVNLKATTLEWMGFTGRGEGIATTAVAMIERA; encoded by the coding sequence ATGATACGAATCGGTCAGGGCGTCGATGCCCATCGACTGGTCACCGGGCGGCCGCTGGTGCTGGGCGGCGTCGAGATTGCTTTCGATTACGGGCTTGACGCCCATTCCGATGGCGACGCACTGCTTCATGCCATCTGTGATGCATTGCTCGGTGCCGCCGGCATGGGGGATATCGGCCATCATTTCCCTGACACTGACCCGGCCTTCACGGATATCGACAGTCGCTTGCTCCTCCGCCGCGTGCAGTCCACGCTCGCCGATCGCGGCTGGGACGTCAGTCATATCGATGCCACGATCATCGCCCAGCGCCCTAAACTCGCGGGCTATCTGCCGGCGATGATCGATCATATCGCTGCGGATCTTCGAGTCGACGCGACGGCGGTCAATCTCAAGGCGACAACGCTTGAGTGGATGGGATTCACCGGCCGCGGCGAGGGCATCGCCACCACCGCCGTTGCAATGATCGAGCGCGCATGA
- the ispD gene encoding 2-C-methyl-D-erythritol 4-phosphate cytidylyltransferase, whose protein sequence is MTDYRLWGLIAAAGVGQRMDSEGPKQYHRIAGRPVLGWSIDALLGMPDVTGVMVVRNADDRYFETVLPSGDSRCSDCVGGAQRQASVRAGLAALRHWGADADDRVLVHDAARPAVRRDDIRRLIEQVADDPDGGLLAAPVRDTLKRADRDRRVASTPSREGLWQAMTPQLFPLGRLESALAMVADDAVTDEAQAMERLGARPRLVAGDPGNIKYTYPQDAYWLAWALDRKWTGEGA, encoded by the coding sequence GTGACTGATTACCGGCTCTGGGGATTGATCGCGGCGGCTGGCGTCGGTCAGCGGATGGACTCGGAGGGTCCGAAGCAGTATCACCGAATCGCCGGGCGCCCGGTGCTTGGCTGGTCGATCGATGCTCTGCTTGGCATGCCGGATGTCACTGGTGTCATGGTCGTGCGCAACGCTGATGACCGGTATTTCGAAACGGTCCTGCCATCAGGCGATTCGCGGTGCAGCGATTGTGTCGGCGGGGCCCAGCGCCAGGCGTCAGTCCGGGCCGGGCTGGCAGCGCTGCGCCATTGGGGGGCTGATGCCGACGACCGGGTGCTCGTGCACGATGCCGCTCGCCCTGCGGTGCGCCGGGATGATATCCGTCGGCTGATCGAGCAGGTGGCGGACGACCCGGATGGCGGGCTCCTCGCCGCGCCGGTCCGTGACACGCTAAAGCGCGCGGATCGTGACCGGCGCGTCGCATCAACGCCCTCAAGGGAGGGGCTGTGGCAGGCGATGACCCCACAACTCTTTCCCCTGGGTCGGCTTGAGTCGGCGCTCGCCATGGTGGCGGATGATGCGGTCACCGATGAAGCACAGGCCATGGAGCGGCTGGGCGCCAGGCCCCGCCTGGTGGCCGGTGATCCGGGCAATATCAAATATACCTATCCGCAGGACGCGTACTGGCTTGCCTGGGCGCTCGACCGGAAATGGACAGGAGAGGGCGCATGA
- a CDS encoding septum formation initiator family protein, whose protein sequence is MRWIAVGLVLLILVLQSQLWLGEGSIPAMRRMQAAVAEQRAENERLDERNRALAADVADLRGGLQSVEERARRDMGMIGTDEQFYRVVIPRD, encoded by the coding sequence ATGCGCTGGATCGCGGTCGGCCTGGTGCTATTGATACTGGTGCTGCAGTCGCAACTGTGGCTGGGCGAGGGCAGTATCCCGGCGATGCGTCGGATGCAGGCCGCTGTCGCCGAGCAGCGTGCCGAGAATGAACGCCTCGATGAGCGGAATCGTGCGCTGGCGGCTGATGTCGCGGATCTACGCGGTGGCCTGCAGAGTGTCGAGGAACGGGCGCGTCGCGACATGGGCATGATCGGCACCGACGAGCAATTCTATCGGGTCGTCATTCCACGTGACTGA
- the eno gene encoding phosphopyruvate hydratase encodes MPSITRIHAREILDSRGNPTLEAEATLSDGSIGRAAVPSGASTGAREAVELRDGDKSRYLGKGVLQAVANVNGEINDALNGQVAEDQRAIDQRLIELDGSENKGRLGANALLGASLAVAQAAAQSAGQSLFAYLAPAEEYTLPVPMMNILNGGAHASNSVDIQEFMVMPIGFDRFSDALRCGTEIFHALKKVLAGRGLSTAVGDEGGFAPDLPSNEAAIEVILEAVRAAGYTPGEQVWLALDAASSEFCENGQYYLASEDRRFDADGFAAVLADWVARYPIISIEDGMGEDDWAGWATLTRQISEGVQLVGDDLFVTNTRIFQSGIYKGIGNSILIKFNQIGTLTETLDAISMADQAGYSAVVSHRSGETEDTIIADLSVASTATQIKTGSLCRSDRVAKYNQLLRIEEALGDRARYAGRTAFPNLRRMGA; translated from the coding sequence ATGCCCAGTATCACCCGCATTCATGCCCGCGAGATCCTTGATTCGCGCGGCAACCCCACCCTCGAGGCCGAGGCGACGCTCAGCGATGGCAGTATCGGTCGGGCGGCGGTACCTTCGGGGGCCTCCACCGGTGCCCGCGAGGCCGTGGAGCTGCGCGACGGGGACAAGTCGCGGTACCTGGGCAAAGGCGTTCTGCAGGCTGTGGCCAACGTCAATGGCGAGATCAATGATGCGCTGAACGGTCAGGTGGCGGAAGACCAGCGGGCCATTGACCAGCGGTTGATCGAGCTCGATGGCTCCGAGAACAAGGGCCGTCTTGGTGCGAATGCACTGCTGGGGGCGTCACTGGCTGTTGCCCAGGCCGCCGCTCAGTCGGCCGGACAGTCGCTGTTCGCCTACCTCGCACCGGCGGAGGAATACACGCTGCCGGTGCCGATGATGAATATCCTCAACGGCGGGGCACACGCCAGCAACAGCGTCGATATCCAGGAATTCATGGTCATGCCGATCGGCTTTGATCGGTTCAGCGATGCATTGCGCTGTGGTACCGAGATTTTCCACGCATTGAAAAAAGTGCTCGCGGGCCGCGGCCTCTCCACGGCGGTGGGCGATGAGGGCGGTTTCGCACCGGATCTACCCTCCAACGAGGCGGCCATCGAGGTCATTCTCGAGGCCGTCCGTGCGGCCGGATACACGCCGGGTGAGCAGGTCTGGCTCGCGCTGGATGCGGCGAGCTCGGAATTCTGCGAGAACGGCCAGTATTATCTCGCCTCCGAGGATCGCCGCTTCGATGCGGATGGATTCGCCGCGGTGCTCGCGGACTGGGTGGCGCGTTATCCGATCATCTCCATCGAGGATGGCATGGGCGAGGATGACTGGGCCGGCTGGGCGACCCTCACCCGCCAGATCAGCGAGGGCGTGCAACTGGTTGGCGACGACCTGTTTGTCACCAATACCCGGATCTTCCAGTCCGGTATTTACAAGGGCATCGGCAACTCAATCCTGATCAAATTCAATCAGATCGGCACACTGACTGAGACGCTGGATGCCATCAGCATGGCCGATCAGGCCGGCTACTCCGCCGTTGTCTCGCACCGCTCGGGGGAGACCGAGGATACGATTATCGCTGATCTGTCAGTCGCCAGTACGGCCACGCAGATCAAGACCGGATCACTGTGTCGCTCGGATCGGGTTGCCAAGTACAACCAGCTGCTGCGGATTGAAGAGGCGCTGGGTGATCGGGCGCGCTACGCCGGTCGCACGGCCTTCCCCAATCTGCGTCGCATGGGTGCCTGA
- the kdsA gene encoding 3-deoxy-8-phosphooctulonate synthase, which translates to MRVQGHELGLDQRLCLIAGPCVVESHSATLAIAERLTEITARRGIPFIFKASYDKANRSSSRSYRGPGRSQGLETLAAVRARFGIPILTDVHEYTPLDEVADVVDWLQTPAFLCRQTDFIQSVAACGLPVNIKKGQFLAPWDMSHVVDKAKATGNTRIAVCERGVSFGYNNLVADMRSLAVMRTTGAPVIFDATHSVQLPGGQGSASGGQREHVPVLARAAVAAGISGLFMETHPDPANALSDGPNSWPLDQLPALLDALLAMDNVVKQHGFAENEL; encoded by the coding sequence ATCCGCGTGCAGGGCCACGAACTGGGGCTCGATCAGCGGCTCTGCCTGATCGCCGGCCCCTGTGTGGTCGAATCGCATTCCGCCACCCTGGCGATCGCCGAGCGACTGACGGAGATCACGGCACGACGGGGTATCCCGTTCATCTTCAAGGCATCCTACGACAAGGCCAACCGGTCGTCCTCGCGTAGCTATCGCGGACCGGGGCGGTCACAAGGGCTGGAGACACTGGCTGCGGTACGGGCACGATTCGGCATTCCCATCCTCACCGATGTTCACGAATATACGCCGCTCGATGAGGTCGCGGATGTCGTCGACTGGCTGCAGACGCCGGCGTTTCTCTGCCGCCAGACCGACTTCATACAGTCGGTCGCCGCCTGCGGCCTTCCAGTCAATATCAAGAAGGGACAGTTTCTGGCGCCCTGGGATATGTCGCATGTGGTCGATAAGGCAAAGGCGACCGGTAACACCCGGATCGCGGTCTGCGAACGGGGAGTAAGCTTTGGCTATAACAACCTGGTCGCGGATATGCGCTCGCTGGCGGTGATGCGGACAACGGGTGCGCCGGTGATCTTCGATGCCACGCATTCCGTCCAGCTACCCGGTGGACAGGGCAGCGCATCCGGCGGGCAGCGCGAACATGTCCCGGTGCTGGCCCGTGCCGCGGTCGCGGCGGGTATCAGCGGTCTTTTCATGGAAACCCACCCGGATCCGGCGAACGCGCTGAGTGATGGTCCGAACAGCTGGCCACTCGATCAGCTGCCCGCATTACTCGATGCGCTGCTGGCAATGGATAACGTGGTCAAGCAGCACGGCTTCGCCGAAAACGAACTTTAA
- a CDS encoding CTP synthase has translation MTRFIFITGGVVSSLGKGIAAASLGSILQARGLSVTMVKLDPYINVDPGTMSPFQHGEVFVTDDGAETDLDLGHYERFVRMRAAQANNHTTGRIYESVIRKERRGDYLGGTVQVIPHITDEIKRCIEHGAGDADVALIEIGGTVGDIESLPFLGAIRQMGTELGRERCLFIHLTLLPWIGAAGEMKTKPTQHSVKELRSIGIQPDILVCRASMPIPAEERRKIALFTNVEPQAVISALDVDNIYKVPAMLHEQALDGIVAEKLGLTLPPATLNDWAHVVEAMESPEGEVTVAMVGKYVDLADAYMSLNEALRHAGIQKRQTVHIRYVDSEEIEREGTSLLNDVDAILVPGGFGERGIEGKIAAAGYARREGVPFLGICLGLQVAVIEFARHVAGLEGAHSTEFVTHPRHPAIALITEWMNAEGLREYRDSDSDMGGTMRLGAQASTLVRGTRFHRVYGKDVIRERHRHRYEFNNGYADRLTGAGLVIAGWSGDTHLVEAVELSDHPWFLACQFHPEFTSTPRDGHPLFTDFIAAATVQRDQRRDGES, from the coding sequence ATGACGCGTTTTATCTTCATTACCGGCGGTGTCGTGTCCTCTCTGGGCAAGGGCATCGCCGCCGCCTCATTGGGCAGCATCCTCCAGGCGCGGGGGCTGAGCGTGACCATGGTCAAGCTCGATCCCTATATCAACGTCGATCCGGGGACCATGAGCCCCTTCCAGCACGGTGAGGTGTTTGTCACCGACGATGGTGCCGAGACCGATCTCGATCTGGGTCATTATGAGCGTTTCGTGCGGATGCGCGCCGCCCAGGCGAATAACCACACCACCGGGCGGATCTATGAGAGCGTTATCCGCAAAGAGCGCCGTGGCGACTACCTGGGCGGCACGGTTCAGGTCATCCCGCATATCACCGACGAGATCAAGCGCTGCATTGAGCATGGCGCCGGCGATGCGGATGTGGCGCTGATCGAGATCGGAGGAACCGTGGGCGACATCGAGTCACTGCCGTTTCTCGGGGCGATCCGCCAAATGGGCACGGAACTCGGTCGCGAACGCTGCCTTTTCATCCACCTGACGCTGCTGCCCTGGATCGGTGCCGCTGGCGAGATGAAGACCAAGCCGACCCAGCATTCCGTCAAGGAACTGCGCAGCATTGGTATTCAGCCGGATATCCTGGTCTGCCGTGCATCCATGCCGATCCCGGCGGAGGAGCGGCGAAAGATCGCGCTTTTCACCAATGTCGAGCCGCAGGCGGTGATCTCGGCGCTGGATGTCGACAATATCTACAAGGTCCCGGCAATGCTCCACGAGCAGGCGCTGGATGGGATTGTGGCCGAGAAACTGGGATTGACCCTCCCGCCAGCCACGCTGAACGACTGGGCCCATGTCGTGGAGGCGATGGAATCGCCTGAGGGCGAGGTCACCGTGGCGATGGTGGGTAAGTACGTTGACCTGGCGGACGCCTACATGTCCCTCAACGAGGCACTTCGCCATGCCGGCATCCAAAAGCGTCAGACTGTGCACATCCGTTATGTCGACTCCGAGGAGATCGAGCGTGAGGGCACCTCGCTGCTCAACGATGTCGATGCGATCCTGGTGCCCGGTGGCTTCGGCGAGCGCGGTATCGAGGGCAAGATCGCTGCGGCGGGCTATGCCCGGCGTGAAGGGGTTCCATTCCTTGGCATCTGTTTGGGGTTGCAGGTGGCGGTGATCGAGTTCGCGCGGCATGTCGCCGGCCTGGAGGGCGCTCACAGTACCGAGTTCGTGACCCATCCGCGCCATCCGGCCATTGCATTGATCACCGAATGGATGAACGCCGAGGGGCTTCGTGAGTACCGCGATTCCGACTCCGACATGGGCGGCACCATGCGGCTCGGGGCCCAGGCCTCGACACTGGTGCGCGGGACCCGATTCCATCGCGTTTATGGCAAAGACGTCATCCGTGAGCGCCACCGCCATCGCTACGAATTCAATAATGGCTACGCGGACCGACTCACCGGGGCCGGTCTGGTGATTGCCGGCTGGTCGGGCGATACCCACCTGGTCGAGGCCGTGGAGCTCTCAGATCATCCATGGTTCCTTGCCTGCCAGTTCCATCCGGAATTCACCTCAACGCCGCGGGATGGCCATCCGCTGTTCACCGATTTCATCGCCGCCGCCACCGTCCAGCGTGACCAGCGGCGGGACGGCGAGTCGTGA
- the tilS gene encoding tRNA lysidine(34) synthetase TilS, producing MSSRSNPRSADGLSARVIEPALPVSTTGLVVAFSGGVDSTVLLHLAVQSRWPVRAVHVHHGLHENADRWADHCRRTGDRLGVSVDTRSISSINGDGEGLEAAARAERYRVLGDALQGDECLLTAHHADDQFETLLYRLLRGTGPSGMGGIQPRMPFGHGWLIRPLLATPRAQLEAHARANDLHWIDDPSNASLDHDRNYLRHRVIPSIEARWPRANAAAARLATHAREQCGLTDDLLRDRRQSAAAAINGPLAVADCASGDEPFDRAMLRMWIRDGGHRPPGARRLAVGRAALVNAARDRDPTMTGLDFAIRRHRGWLFRLPRPLPEVPVPVPVPSGADRASWGALGEVSWPPALGGPLWLRAPHPGERIALPGRRTRPIRELYRERGITPWWRDRLPALVDARDECLAVAGLGLTRSGVERAPQALAMGLEFTPSPSATGADWAWLSAPPQ from the coding sequence GTGAGTTCAAGGAGTAACCCGCGATCCGCCGACGGGCTGAGTGCCCGCGTGATCGAGCCCGCCCTGCCGGTGAGCACCACGGGACTGGTGGTCGCGTTCAGTGGCGGGGTCGATTCCACGGTGCTCCTGCATCTCGCCGTGCAGAGCCGATGGCCCGTCCGCGCGGTGCATGTCCACCATGGCCTCCATGAAAATGCCGATCGCTGGGCGGATCACTGTCGGCGGACCGGTGACCGGCTCGGCGTCAGTGTTGATACACGGTCGATCAGCAGCATCAATGGTGACGGAGAGGGGCTTGAGGCGGCGGCCCGGGCCGAGCGTTATCGTGTTCTCGGCGATGCGCTGCAGGGCGATGAGTGCCTGCTCACTGCACATCATGCCGACGATCAGTTCGAGACCCTGCTCTATCGTTTGCTGCGAGGGACTGGACCGTCCGGGATGGGCGGTATTCAGCCGCGCATGCCGTTCGGGCACGGTTGGCTGATCCGGCCGCTGTTGGCGACACCCCGCGCGCAGCTTGAGGCTCATGCCCGAGCCAACGATCTGCACTGGATCGATGATCCCAGCAACGCCTCGCTCGATCATGATCGAAACTATCTCCGACACCGCGTCATTCCCTCGATTGAGGCGCGCTGGCCCAGGGCGAATGCCGCCGCCGCGCGTCTGGCGACTCATGCCCGGGAGCAGTGCGGGCTGACCGATGATCTGCTCAGGGATCGCCGCCAGTCCGCTGCAGCAGCGATCAATGGTCCGCTGGCCGTGGCGGATTGTGCGTCCGGCGATGAGCCCTTCGATCGGGCCATGCTCAGGATGTGGATCCGCGATGGCGGCCATCGACCGCCGGGGGCGCGTCGTCTCGCCGTTGGAAGGGCGGCGTTAGTGAATGCCGCCCGGGACCGCGACCCGACTATGACGGGCCTCGATTTCGCGATCCGGCGACACCGGGGCTGGCTGTTCCGTCTGCCCCGCCCGCTCCCCGAGGTGCCGGTGCCCGTGCCGGTGCCGTCGGGAGCGGATCGAGCGAGTTGGGGCGCTCTGGGCGAGGTCTCCTGGCCACCCGCCCTCGGCGGGCCGCTCTGGCTGCGCGCGCCTCATCCCGGGGAGCGGATCGCCCTACCAGGACGGCGGACCCGGCCGATCCGCGAATTGTACCGTGAGCGGGGGATTACGCCGTGGTGGCGCGATCGCCTGCCGGCGCTGGTGGACGCGCGCGATGAGTGCCTGGCCGTGGCGGGCCTCGGTCTGACGCGGTCTGGTGTTGAGCGTGCACCGCAGGCTTTAGCGATGGGGCTCGAGTTCACGCCCTCGCCATCGGCCACTGGTGCAGACTGGGCGTGGTTGTCAGCGCCGCCGCAATGA